A single window of Trichocoleus sp. FACHB-46 DNA harbors:
- a CDS encoding glutathione S-transferase family protein, translating into MTSISMAIAPLSWPELEALTDFQVDTVNGPTNAQACLRLFGHSESEVRVTLYRDNHAWCPYCQKIWLWLEEKQIPYRIEKVTMFCYGEKESWYKRKVPSGMLPAIELDGRLITESDDILIALEQVFGPLGLGMKDPTVMPLRQLERLLFRAWCTWLCYPTGSAQQEQRNREQFTGVVDKVEFALGSTPGPYFLKEFGTADVIFTPYVERMNASLYYYKGYSLREANPRLSNWFAAMESRPTYCGTQSDFHTHVHDLPPQMGGCWENGEPQMLRNKAQVDQGPWFGLPDVAYPEPENSRAEALHRVIKHRANIIRVNPADDKLFDEALRCALTYMMTNQTCLPPLGSDLALRYLRDRINAPRDMSIYAAKQLRTALETTAALVGDRQSPPLPVKHRRDQDPANFARN; encoded by the coding sequence ATGACATCCATCTCTATGGCGATCGCTCCCCTCAGTTGGCCTGAACTAGAAGCCCTCACCGATTTTCAAGTCGATACGGTCAATGGGCCTACCAATGCTCAGGCTTGTTTGCGCCTGTTCGGGCACAGCGAGTCCGAGGTGCGCGTCACGCTATATCGCGACAATCACGCTTGGTGCCCTTACTGCCAGAAAATTTGGCTATGGCTAGAGGAAAAGCAGATTCCTTACCGCATTGAAAAAGTAACCATGTTCTGCTACGGAGAAAAGGAGAGCTGGTACAAACGCAAGGTGCCATCGGGCATGCTACCCGCGATCGAACTAGATGGACGTCTGATCACCGAAAGTGATGACATTTTGATCGCCCTAGAGCAGGTATTTGGTCCCCTCGGTCTTGGCATGAAAGACCCAACCGTGATGCCACTGCGGCAGTTGGAGCGGCTACTCTTTAGAGCTTGGTGTACTTGGCTTTGCTACCCAACCGGATCAGCTCAGCAAGAGCAGCGCAACCGGGAGCAATTTACAGGCGTAGTAGATAAGGTCGAGTTTGCCCTAGGCAGCACCCCTGGCCCTTACTTCTTGAAGGAGTTCGGCACTGCTGATGTGATCTTTACTCCCTATGTCGAGCGCATGAATGCCAGTCTTTATTACTACAAAGGCTACTCGCTCCGAGAGGCAAACCCTCGTTTAAGTAACTGGTTTGCCGCAATGGAAAGCCGACCAACCTATTGTGGCACTCAAAGCGATTTTCATACTCACGTGCATGATTTGCCGCCTCAAATGGGGGGCTGCTGGGAAAACGGTGAGCCTCAGATGCTGCGGAACAAAGCCCAAGTCGATCAAGGCCCTTGGTTTGGGCTACCTGATGTGGCTTACCCAGAGCCTGAGAATTCACGCGCTGAAGCCCTGCACCGAGTAATCAAGCACCGCGCCAATATTATTCGGGTCAATCCTGCTGATGACAAACTATTTGATGAAGCTTTACGGTGTGCCCTCACCTACATGATGACCAACCAAACCTGTTTGCCACCCTTGGGGTCTGATCTGGCGCTGCGTTATTTGCGCGATCGCATTAACGCGCCCCGCGATATGTCTATCTACGCAGCAAAGCAACTGAGGACAGCTTTAGAGACAACTGCTGCCTTGGTGGGCGATCGCCAGAGCCCTCCCCTTCCCGTCAAACATCGACGGGATCAAGATCCCGCTAACTTTGCTAGGAATTGA
- a CDS encoding SRPBCC family protein, which translates to MSIHVERSIRIDRSPQELYQFWRNFENLPRFMNHLESVKVLDEQRSHWITKAPLGNHIEWDAEITQDQENELICWRSLPGSNVPNEGCVSFRSSEYEAGTEVKVTMDYSPFGGMAGAVIATFLGEAPDGQLYEDLWRLKQEIEGGNTAL; encoded by the coding sequence ATGAGTATCCATGTAGAAAGAAGTATTCGGATTGACCGCTCTCCTCAAGAGCTGTATCAGTTCTGGCGCAACTTTGAGAACTTGCCACGGTTCATGAATCACCTAGAGTCAGTGAAAGTGTTAGATGAACAGCGTTCTCATTGGATTACCAAAGCTCCCTTAGGCAACCACATTGAATGGGATGCTGAGATCACGCAGGACCAAGAAAATGAGCTAATTTGCTGGCGATCGCTGCCTGGTAGTAATGTGCCTAACGAAGGCTGTGTCAGCTTTCGCAGCTCGGAGTACGAAGCGGGCACAGAAGTCAAGGTAACAATGGATTACAGCCCTTTCGGTGGCATGGCGGGAGCAGTCATTGCTACATTTTTGGGTGAAGCCCCAGACGGGCAACTGTACGAAGATTTGTGGCGGCTCAAGCAGGAGATCGAAGGAGGAAACACTGCTCTTTAA
- a CDS encoding ATP-binding protein, with protein MQPDASRDEANWLAAHATFSGGGEMGALMRTIDWAKTPVGSVEAWPQSLKIAVRILLQCQLPMYIAWGQEFTQFYNDAYRPILGDKHPAALGISAQETWPEIWNTIGPMWAEVWQGKSFGFDNFKLTIDRFGYPEDCYFNFSYSPVPDDAGNVAGILVTFTETTEKVLLEKRLQANANQLSRIFKHAPVGIAVLRGSDFVFEFANERYLELVGHRLVVGKSVQAALPELAGQGIYELLDVVYTTGQPYIGRIQVMLNRGQPQTIEECFFEVVYQPLPDEYDKTDSIVVVAFEVTEISNAQREAELANRAKDEFLAMLGHELRNPLAPILTALNLMRLRGISEVDKERTVIERQVHHLVGLVDDLLDVSRLARGKLTLQQEPLELAAIVAEAVEQCSPLLEQRRHNLTIGVPSTDLMIEADPRRLAQVIANLLNNAAKYTEPGGEISILAERVDSEVWLRVSDTGNGMAPELLPKVFDLFYQEQQSIERSQGGLGLGLAIVKNLVTLHGGRVSAASAGKGQGSEFSVWLPLAPQLAQSEKTLADIPAPTGQQPLRILIVDDNMDAAEVLAISLNLCGHITEVAYDGLQGLEIAQSFLPDIAVLDIGLPGMDGYELARRLRQLPALSQIRLLALSGYGQPEDRDRSRQAGFAVHLVKPVDITELSAALSAN; from the coding sequence ATGCAACCGGATGCATCTAGGGACGAAGCGAATTGGTTAGCCGCTCATGCTACTTTCTCTGGTGGTGGAGAAATGGGTGCGCTCATGCGGACGATTGACTGGGCTAAAACGCCGGTCGGATCGGTAGAGGCTTGGCCCCAAAGCCTAAAGATTGCTGTTCGTATCCTGCTGCAATGTCAGTTGCCAATGTACATTGCTTGGGGCCAGGAATTTACTCAGTTTTATAACGACGCCTATCGTCCGATTTTAGGTGATAAGCATCCAGCAGCTTTAGGAATTAGTGCCCAAGAAACTTGGCCAGAGATTTGGAACACCATTGGGCCCATGTGGGCAGAGGTATGGCAGGGCAAGTCCTTTGGCTTTGATAATTTTAAGCTCACGATCGATCGCTTTGGCTATCCAGAGGATTGCTACTTCAATTTCTCTTATAGCCCTGTTCCAGATGACGCTGGTAACGTCGCAGGTATCCTCGTCACATTTACAGAAACAACCGAAAAGGTACTGCTTGAAAAACGGTTGCAAGCCAATGCCAACCAACTATCGCGCATCTTTAAACATGCGCCTGTAGGGATTGCTGTCCTGCGAGGCTCAGATTTTGTCTTTGAGTTTGCTAATGAGCGCTACCTGGAACTGGTTGGCCACAGACTAGTGGTGGGTAAGTCAGTGCAGGCGGCGCTGCCTGAGTTGGCGGGTCAGGGTATTTATGAGTTACTCGACGTTGTTTACACAACGGGGCAACCCTACATAGGCAGAATCCAGGTAATGCTGAATCGTGGTCAGCCACAGACGATTGAGGAGTGCTTCTTTGAGGTCGTTTACCAACCTCTCCCCGATGAGTATGACAAGACCGACAGCATCGTTGTAGTTGCCTTTGAAGTGACTGAGATTTCCAATGCCCAGCGTGAAGCTGAGTTAGCCAACCGAGCTAAAGATGAATTCTTGGCTATGCTGGGGCATGAACTCCGCAATCCGCTCGCGCCAATCCTGACTGCGCTGAACCTGATGCGACTGCGCGGCATCTCAGAAGTAGACAAAGAACGGACAGTGATTGAGCGTCAAGTGCATCACCTAGTAGGTCTGGTCGATGATTTACTGGATGTCTCGCGTCTCGCTCGGGGCAAGCTGACGCTCCAGCAGGAACCCTTGGAACTAGCAGCGATCGTTGCAGAAGCGGTGGAGCAGTGCAGCCCTTTATTGGAACAACGCCGTCACAACCTCACAATTGGGGTGCCTAGCACAGACCTCATGATTGAAGCTGATCCTAGACGGTTGGCACAGGTGATTGCGAACTTGCTGAATAATGCGGCTAAATATACCGAGCCAGGAGGTGAGATTAGCATCTTAGCGGAGCGGGTAGACAGCGAAGTTTGGTTGCGTGTCAGCGATACGGGTAACGGCATGGCACCTGAACTCTTACCCAAAGTATTTGACCTGTTCTACCAGGAGCAGCAGTCTATTGAGCGATCGCAGGGAGGTTTAGGGCTTGGACTGGCAATTGTCAAAAACCTAGTCACCCTACATGGAGGACGAGTATCAGCGGCGAGTGCAGGCAAAGGCCAAGGTAGCGAATTCTCGGTGTGGTTGCCATTAGCGCCTCAGTTGGCTCAAAGTGAGAAAACTCTAGCTGACATCCCTGCGCCGACGGGTCAGCAGCCACTTCGTATCCTCATCGTTGATGACAATATGGATGCGGCTGAAGTCTTGGCGATCTCGCTAAATCTCTGTGGGCATATCACGGAAGTTGCCTACGACGGTCTCCAAGGGCTGGAAATCGCTCAGTCTTTTCTGCCAGACATCGCGGTGCTGGATATTGGGCTGCCGGGGATGGATGGTTATGAGCTGGCTCGTCGTCTCCGCCAACTACCAGCCTTGAGCCAGATCCGACTCTTAGCTCTAAGCGGCTATGGTCAGCCAGAAGACCGCGATCGCTCCCGTCAAGCAGGTTTCGCGGTGCATTTAGTCAAGCCCGTCGATATAACTGAGCTAAGCGCGGCTTTGTCTGCAAACTAA
- a CDS encoding cache domain-containing protein — MQKLLHPLFRDLSNVPLRVALIVPFVLQITAAVGLTAYFSLRDGQRAVNEVAAELRNEVTNRVHQHLADYLETPQLVTALNASAFRLGELNLRDGKRLEQHFWQQMQLFQSLSPIAFGSEQGEIHAVDRLQDGTLVIRVIDTSTAGKYHTYTINQQGNRQQLIRLDTTFDPRIRPWYREAVQANKPTWTAVYPYFSSRGLAVSATRPIYDGAGTLIGATNATVSLSQLDDFLHRLKVGRSGQTFIIERSGNLVASSTAELPFSLNLEGVADPRRRLSAIASRNQMTRLTAQQLQKYFGSFSSIRQSQQLDFVVEGQRQFVQVMPFTDRYGLDWLIVVVVPEADFMEHIEASRRTTVLLCLGALLVAIVLGVLTSHRITDPILRLCSASQSLANGNFNQTVSLGGVNEFRVLAQAHNQMAAQLRGSFAALEAVKDELELRVTQRTAELQERTLQLGQALDLEALLKRVTDKVRDSLDEAQILETVVQELNQALIAECCNAALYDLEKNVITIHYEAVKPGWPSSQSGALPLETVSDVHQALLEGQILQFCRLAPKFSRPQAAILACPIFDDQGVLGDLWIFRLPNCVFDDLEVRLVQQAANQCAIAIRQARLYQAAQAQVEVLQHLHQLKDDFLSTVSHELRTPISNMKLALHMLKLSPSSERQQQYLEILQAECAREANLINDLLDLQRLEADRYPISLETIVLQDWLTSIIQPFLARMQERGQQFTVDLPLHVLPIQSDRNSLARLLAELLNNACKYTPPQGEIQLRVEQQIDPALPDQTAALRTQFEVSNQAEIPPAALPHIFEKFYRVPHADPWRQGGTGLGLALVQKLVAQIGGELRVDSGQGWTTFEVLLEGHKNSDSSQLR, encoded by the coding sequence ATGCAGAAGCTCTTGCATCCCCTGTTTAGAGATTTATCGAATGTGCCGCTCAGAGTAGCGCTCATTGTTCCTTTTGTTCTGCAAATTACCGCGGCGGTTGGGTTAACGGCATATTTTTCCTTAAGAGATGGTCAGAGAGCAGTCAATGAAGTTGCGGCTGAGCTGAGAAACGAAGTTACAAATCGCGTCCATCAGCATCTTGCTGACTATCTAGAAACTCCGCAATTGGTCACTGCGCTCAACGCCAGTGCGTTTCGCTTAGGGGAGTTGAATTTGCGAGACGGCAAGCGTTTGGAGCAGCATTTTTGGCAACAAATGCAGTTGTTTCAGTCTTTAAGCCCGATCGCCTTTGGCAGTGAGCAGGGAGAGATTCATGCTGTGGACCGCTTGCAGGACGGAACCCTCGTCATTCGCGTGATCGATACCTCCACTGCTGGCAAGTACCACACCTACACAATTAATCAGCAAGGTAATCGCCAGCAATTGATCCGACTGGATACCACCTTCGACCCTCGGATTCGTCCCTGGTATCGAGAGGCGGTGCAAGCAAATAAACCAACTTGGACAGCAGTCTATCCCTATTTCTCTTCTAGAGGGCTAGCCGTCAGTGCCACTCGACCTATTTATGACGGAGCAGGGACTTTAATTGGTGCGACCAATGCCACGGTTTCACTCTCACAACTGGATGACTTTTTGCACCGGCTGAAGGTGGGCCGCTCTGGACAAACCTTTATCATCGAGCGCTCAGGCAACCTCGTGGCTAGTTCAACGGCTGAGCTACCTTTTAGCTTGAATCTAGAGGGAGTGGCGGACCCGCGACGACGGCTAAGTGCGATCGCCAGCCGAAATCAGATGACTCGCCTGACCGCGCAACAATTACAAAAATACTTTGGTAGTTTTAGCTCTATTCGGCAGAGCCAACAACTCGATTTTGTCGTGGAGGGTCAGCGGCAGTTTGTGCAAGTCATGCCCTTTACGGACCGTTATGGGTTGGATTGGTTGATTGTAGTGGTAGTACCAGAAGCAGATTTTATGGAGCACATCGAAGCAAGCCGACGCACTACGGTTTTGCTGTGCCTAGGGGCGTTGCTGGTGGCGATCGTTCTAGGCGTGCTCACGTCTCACCGCATTACTGACCCAATTCTCCGCTTGTGCTCGGCCTCCCAATCCCTAGCCAATGGGAACTTTAACCAAACTGTTAGCCTCGGAGGGGTGAATGAATTTAGAGTTTTAGCTCAAGCTCATAACCAGATGGCGGCGCAATTGCGGGGCTCTTTTGCAGCTCTAGAAGCAGTGAAGGATGAGTTAGAGCTGCGCGTGACACAGCGCACAGCCGAATTACAAGAACGTACCTTGCAACTGGGACAAGCCCTCGATTTAGAAGCACTGCTGAAAAGAGTTACAGATAAGGTGCGGGACAGTTTGGATGAAGCCCAGATTCTAGAAACTGTGGTACAGGAATTAAACCAGGCGCTAATCGCAGAGTGCTGTAATGCCGCCCTATATGATCTAGAGAAAAACGTCATTACAATCCACTACGAGGCGGTGAAGCCTGGTTGGCCTTCTAGTCAGAGCGGTGCATTGCCTCTAGAGACTGTCTCAGATGTCCACCAAGCGTTGCTGGAGGGGCAGATCCTACAGTTCTGTCGCTTAGCACCCAAGTTTAGTAGACCTCAAGCGGCGATTTTGGCTTGCCCAATCTTTGATGATCAGGGAGTCTTAGGAGACCTATGGATCTTTCGCCTGCCCAACTGCGTGTTCGATGACCTAGAGGTCCGCTTAGTGCAACAAGCAGCCAATCAGTGCGCGATCGCCATTCGTCAAGCCCGCTTATATCAAGCAGCTCAAGCCCAAGTCGAAGTTTTGCAACATCTGCATCAACTCAAAGATGACTTCCTGAGTACCGTATCCCACGAACTGCGTACGCCAATTTCTAACATGAAGCTGGCACTTCACATGCTCAAGCTCTCTCCCTCCTCAGAGCGGCAGCAGCAATACCTAGAAATCCTACAAGCTGAGTGCGCCAGAGAAGCGAACCTAATCAATGACTTGCTAGACTTACAGCGACTTGAAGCAGATCGCTATCCTATATCCCTTGAGACAATTGTGCTTCAAGACTGGCTGACCAGTATCATCCAACCATTTTTAGCCCGAATGCAAGAGCGGGGTCAACAATTCACAGTTGATCTACCACTTCATGTTCTGCCGATTCAGTCAGACCGCAATAGCTTAGCTCGATTACTAGCTGAGTTGCTCAATAATGCCTGTAAATACACGCCACCTCAAGGCGAGATTCAACTGAGAGTTGAGCAGCAGATCGACCCTGCTCTCCCTGATCAAACTGCGGCGCTCAGGACTCAGTTTGAAGTGAGTAATCAAGCGGAAATCCCGCCTGCTGCATTGCCTCATATTTTTGAGAAGTTTTACCGTGTACCTCATGCCGACCCGTGGCGGCAAGGTGGAACTGGCCTAGGACTAGCCTTGGTACAGAAGTTAGTGGCGCAAATAGGTGGAGAGCTACGAGTAGACAGTGGCCAAGGTTGGACAACTTTTGAAGTGTTACTGGAAGGTCACAAAAATTCTGATTCTAGTCAACTCCGCTAA
- a CDS encoding sensor histidine kinase translates to MVNRKLCIEDLLKLEAFQHLSQTRLEWVCDRTQTVMVQAGETLIQERDPHRGLFILVKGQMLITRRSEGTEIPLGRHQAPAFFGEVQVLTDEPAPVTLRAITDCHLHEIEASDFLTLLHECRTFERMVFRIVEQRLRGLESFIRGREKMAALGTLAAGLAHELNNPAAALVRALREMPPAILELQRMNLVYGKRQVDDAHTQQWLQARDTGYDLILNNRVDAVTLSDRTEILENWLEDYGVSQAWKLAEPLAEGGVETETLDQLMVRWRDDPTELREIGLQWLSLSFEVISMIKHGLRGAERISELVQAMKSYSYLDQGTRQEVDVHQGLEDTLRLFAHKLKQGVQVKRCYDKQLPKLLVYGSELNQVWTNLIDNAIDAMNGKGVLTITTQRKEHSVRVDIMDSGDGIPPETQSRIFEPFFTTKPVGKGSGLGLEAVRRIVENRHQGTILVESKPGNTCFSICLPLV, encoded by the coding sequence ATGGTGAATCGCAAGTTGTGCATCGAAGACCTGCTCAAACTGGAGGCGTTTCAACATCTGTCCCAAACCCGATTAGAGTGGGTGTGCGATCGCACTCAAACTGTGATGGTGCAGGCTGGAGAGACACTAATTCAAGAGCGAGATCCGCATCGGGGCTTATTTATCCTGGTAAAGGGTCAAATGCTGATTACCCGTCGCAGTGAGGGGACAGAGATCCCGCTAGGGAGACATCAAGCACCCGCCTTCTTTGGAGAAGTTCAAGTCCTGACAGATGAGCCTGCTCCAGTGACCCTGCGAGCCATCACAGATTGCCATCTTCACGAAATTGAGGCCAGTGACTTTCTGACGCTGTTGCACGAATGCCGCACGTTCGAGCGGATGGTGTTCCGTATTGTGGAACAACGGTTGCGTGGGTTAGAGTCCTTCATCCGGGGGCGGGAGAAAATGGCAGCCCTGGGCACGCTAGCCGCAGGTCTAGCTCATGAACTCAACAATCCCGCCGCCGCACTGGTGCGGGCATTGCGAGAGATGCCGCCAGCCATTCTAGAACTCCAGCGCATGAACTTGGTTTATGGTAAACGCCAAGTGGATGACGCACATACGCAACAGTGGCTACAGGCGCGGGATACGGGATATGACTTGATTCTGAACAATCGCGTAGATGCTGTAACTCTGAGCGATCGCACCGAAATCTTAGAAAATTGGCTAGAAGACTATGGAGTTAGCCAAGCTTGGAAACTGGCAGAACCCCTAGCAGAGGGAGGCGTTGAGACTGAAACCTTAGACCAACTGATGGTGCGTTGGCGAGATGACCCCACTGAATTACGCGAGATTGGGTTGCAATGGCTATCACTTTCGTTTGAGGTGATATCCATGATCAAACATGGTCTGCGGGGAGCAGAGCGAATTTCAGAACTGGTGCAAGCGATGAAGTCCTATTCCTACTTGGATCAAGGCACTCGACAAGAAGTAGATGTGCATCAAGGATTGGAAGATACCTTGCGATTGTTTGCTCATAAACTCAAGCAGGGAGTTCAAGTTAAACGGTGTTATGATAAGCAGCTGCCCAAGTTACTGGTTTATGGCAGCGAACTCAATCAGGTGTGGACGAACTTAATCGATAACGCCATTGATGCTATGAATGGCAAAGGAGTGCTGACCATTACCACGCAACGTAAAGAGCATTCTGTCCGCGTTGACATCATGGATTCTGGCGATGGCATTCCGCCTGAAACTCAGTCACGCATCTTTGAGCCATTTTTCACGACCAAACCTGTGGGCAAAGGCTCTGGGCTGGGCTTGGAAGCCGTACGACGCATTGTGGAAAATCGGCACCAGGGCACGATTTTGGTTGAATCGAAGCCAGGAAACACTTGTTTTAGCATTTGCTTACCTCTTGTGTAA
- a CDS encoding response regulator: protein MAKPVILTVDDDPDVLQTVSRDLRHQYGDRFRIVRADSGQAALDALQQLKLRNEFVALFLVDQRMPQMSGVEFLEQALDMYPNSKRALLTAYADTDAAIRAINSIQIDYYLLKPWDPPEERLYPILDDLLDDWFASFRPPFEGIRVVGNRWSPLSHQVKDFLARNQVPYQWLDIELEGEATQLVEYAEADGKQQLPLVLFPDGSRLIQPSNLAIAEKIGLQTQAERPFYDLAIIGGGPAGLAAAVYGASEGLSTVMIERQAPGGQAGSSSRIENYLGFPVGLSGVDLARRAVAQARRFGVEILTPQEVTAVQITNPYRILHLADGSEISCHALLVATGVAYRKLDVPGMDQLCGAGVYYGAAMTEAIACQGETVYIVGGANSAGQAAMHFSKYALEVVMLVRSPLTKSMSQYLIDQIEATNNIKVCVGCAVEEVKGDKNLEAIVIKNIHTGESETVEAASLFIFIGAMPKTDWLDGVVERDERGFILTGPDLIRDGKPPKGWNQDRSPFLLETSVPGIFAAGDARYNSVKRVASGVGEGSIAVQFIHRYLSKV from the coding sequence ATGGCAAAACCTGTAATTCTCACCGTGGATGATGATCCAGATGTGCTGCAAACAGTGTCACGGGATTTACGGCATCAGTATGGCGATCGCTTCCGGATTGTGCGAGCGGATTCTGGGCAGGCGGCATTGGATGCCTTACAACAGCTCAAGCTACGCAATGAGTTTGTGGCGCTCTTCTTGGTAGACCAACGCATGCCGCAAATGAGCGGAGTTGAGTTTCTAGAGCAGGCTCTGGATATGTACCCGAACTCCAAGCGGGCCTTGCTCACGGCCTATGCGGATACAGATGCTGCCATTCGAGCCATCAATAGTATCCAGATCGACTATTACCTACTCAAGCCTTGGGACCCTCCTGAAGAGCGGTTGTACCCGATTTTAGATGATTTGCTAGACGACTGGTTTGCGTCCTTTCGGCCCCCCTTCGAGGGCATTCGGGTAGTTGGCAACCGCTGGTCTCCCTTGTCTCATCAAGTGAAAGACTTTCTGGCGCGAAACCAAGTCCCTTACCAATGGTTAGATATTGAACTAGAAGGTGAAGCTACGCAGCTAGTGGAATATGCCGAAGCTGATGGCAAGCAACAATTGCCACTAGTTTTGTTTCCTGATGGTTCCCGGTTAATTCAACCCTCAAATCTGGCGATTGCAGAAAAGATTGGCTTACAAACCCAAGCAGAGCGTCCTTTCTACGACCTGGCTATTATTGGTGGCGGGCCAGCAGGGTTAGCCGCTGCGGTTTACGGAGCCTCAGAAGGACTCAGCACCGTCATGATTGAGCGCCAAGCCCCAGGCGGGCAAGCGGGTTCTAGCTCGCGCATTGAGAATTATTTAGGATTTCCGGTAGGCTTAAGTGGGGTAGACTTGGCCCGGCGAGCGGTAGCCCAAGCCCGGCGATTTGGGGTAGAAATTCTCACTCCTCAAGAAGTAACAGCAGTCCAAATCACTAATCCCTACCGAATTCTGCATTTGGCCGACGGCAGCGAAATTAGTTGTCACGCGCTGTTAGTAGCAACCGGAGTTGCCTATCGCAAGTTGGATGTGCCAGGCATGGACCAACTGTGTGGAGCGGGCGTCTATTACGGAGCAGCGATGACCGAAGCGATCGCTTGCCAGGGTGAAACCGTTTATATCGTGGGCGGTGCCAACTCCGCTGGACAAGCCGCGATGCACTTCTCTAAATATGCCCTCGAAGTCGTGATGTTGGTGCGATCGCCCTTAACCAAGAGTATGTCGCAGTACTTAATTGACCAGATAGAAGCGACAAATAATATCAAAGTTTGTGTCGGTTGTGCGGTTGAGGAAGTCAAAGGCGACAAAAACCTAGAGGCGATTGTCATCAAAAACATCCACACAGGCGAGAGCGAAACCGTCGAAGCTGCCTCTTTGTTTATCTTTATCGGGGCGATGCCCAAAACCGATTGGTTGGATGGCGTAGTAGAGCGAGATGAGCGAGGGTTTATCCTGACTGGGCCTGACTTAATCCGCGATGGCAAGCCTCCCAAAGGGTGGAATCAGGATCGATCGCCTTTTCTTTTAGAAACCAGTGTTCCCGGCATTTTTGCCGCCGGAGATGCGCGATATAACTCCGTGAAGCGGGTGGCATCGGGTGTGGGTGAAGGATCGATCGCGGTGCAATTTATCCATCGTTATCTAAGTAAGGTATGA
- a CDS encoding UBP-type zinc finger domain-containing protein, translating into MPCQHLNGMTLENLIPKANYPMFRCEECMRTNDRWVHLRICQTCGKMLCCDSSKNQHARRHYEESGHAVISSAELGEQWLWCFTDEEGKNY; encoded by the coding sequence ATGCCTTGTCAACATCTCAATGGAATGACTCTGGAGAACTTGATTCCGAAGGCTAACTACCCCATGTTCCGGTGTGAAGAGTGCATGCGGACTAACGATCGCTGGGTACATCTGCGAATCTGTCAGACCTGCGGCAAGATGCTATGCTGCGATTCCTCCAAAAATCAGCATGCACGTCGTCATTATGAGGAGAGCGGACATGCTGTGATTAGTTCAGCGGAATTAGGAGAACAATGGCTGTGGTGTTTTACCGATGAGGAGGGAAAGAACTACTGA
- a CDS encoding antibiotic biosynthesis monooxygenase translates to MFEPQAIGTDAKTQQVTAIISHTVRPGREHGYEEWLHGIAAVAQKFRGHLGVNVIRPWNHTHPEYVAILKFDQYSNLKTWLESDIRQEWLARLQPLIEKPEAVQTLTGLETWFTLPNRVEMPPPRYKMVLVTWLGVFLTLPISNHLLAPLMSDLPILVQQLISTGFSVALLTYLIMPHLTQLFCKWLYPLP, encoded by the coding sequence ATGTTTGAACCCCAAGCAATTGGTACAGATGCAAAAACTCAGCAGGTCACTGCCATCATTTCTCATACGGTTCGCCCTGGGCGCGAGCATGGGTATGAAGAGTGGTTGCACGGTATCGCTGCGGTTGCCCAAAAGTTTAGAGGACACTTGGGAGTCAATGTAATTCGACCGTGGAATCATACTCACCCGGAATATGTTGCCATCCTCAAATTCGATCAGTACAGTAACCTCAAAACTTGGCTAGAATCTGATATCCGGCAAGAGTGGCTGGCGCGATTGCAGCCCCTAATTGAAAAGCCTGAAGCGGTTCAAACCCTAACCGGACTGGAAACCTGGTTTACACTCCCAAACAGAGTGGAGATGCCGCCCCCTCGCTACAAAATGGTGTTAGTGACGTGGCTAGGAGTATTTCTCACGCTTCCTATCTCGAACCATTTGCTGGCACCACTAATGTCTGATTTGCCTATATTGGTCCAGCAACTGATCAGTACAGGCTTCAGTGTTGCCTTGCTCACTTATCTCATCATGCCACACCTAACTCAACTATTTTGCAAATGGCTGTATCCCCTTCCATAA